From a single Calothrix sp. NIES-2098 genomic region:
- a CDS encoding amino acid adenylation domain-containing protein, which translates to MVLNFVSDNNIQELNNSGSNIYWAVRLSGYLKVDILQQALNAIASHHPPLRSHFNEEDTQSVELKAIDLQKYLATESELQVKRFLQQESQRSFDSASNLMLRACLLQLNEQEQILLLVTHPKASLPMNMLWEELAHVYQALLEGKLHPLSQLPNQYTDNNVGQDHLNYWKKQLAGAVPVLELPSDRPRPPIQAYQGARKSMVLPQELTKSLKHLCGQQKVNLFMTLLAAYQTLLYRYSSQEDILVGSATRGYYSESIDTLIFRTHLSDHLTFIELLDRVRSVVLDAHTHENLPFEQLLKELKIESSPSYHPLFQVMFNFQEQHQQISQLPGVTATPIGLEIGLTKLDLIITVREENETLLGIWEYNTDLFDDATISRMVRHFQNLLAGIVAHPSQQISLLPLLSADEQQQLLNQWQHTQVDYPYDSCIHKLFEAQVELVPDAVAVVYENQQLTYRELNIKANQVAHYLQNLGVGSDVLVGICVERSLEMIIGLLGILKAGGAYVPLDPNYPVERLAFILEDAQVSVLLTQERLLEHLPQNQAQVLCLDREILATYSSENPTISVTSANLAYIIYTSGSTGKPKGVLINHSNVVRLFNATEHWYHFNQEDVWTLFHSFAFDFSVWEIWGALIYGGRLVLVPYLVSRSPEAFYELLCQEKVTVLNQTPSAFQQLIRTEQTIANSGELALRWVIFGGEALELQSLKPWFDRHGDESPRLVNMYGITETTVHVTYRPITTADLIEGAGSVIGCPIPDLQVYVLDRHRQLQPIGVPGEMYVGGAGLARGYLNRPDLTAKAFISNPFSNDPQARLYKTGDLARYLPNGDLEYLGRIDHQVKIRGFRIELGEIEAILNQHPTVQQTVAIAREDVPGDKRLVAYIVPKTSTIQIPELRRFLKEKLPEHMIPAAFVMLDVLPLTSNGKVDRRALPVPDASSVSSSADYVAPRNPTEEILATIWAQILGLERVGINDNFFELGGHSLLATQVISRLRQALKVEIALRSLFAHPTIAELAQVVDEYQSKDSNFQLQRITALTNSDSLPLSFAQQRMWFWEQLQPGSSIYHLPEVRELKGDLNITALQQSLDAIVARHEALRTNYIVQDGNPVQAIQLPRAVELLRFNLQDIPESDRSTQIEQILQQQTQRPFDFASDLMLRGCLLQVNEQEHILLLVMHHIASDGWSMNILWQELADLYLAFVSGQPNPLVELPIQYADYAVWQRQWLEGEVLETQLNYWQQQLAGAPPVLELPTDRPRPPIQTYQGAGQSFTLSGELSQALQKLSRQEGVTLFMTLLAAFQTLLYRYSRQEDILVGSAIAGRNHPEIEGLIGFFVNTLVMRTDMSGNPSFRELLRRVRQVASSAYAHQDLPFEKLVEQLQIERSLSYHPLFQVMFILQNTPNQDLQLPGLSAVPLEIDSDKAAFDLILEMFETPTGIKGKIQYNTELFDAAAIARTIEHLQTLLAGIVAHPEQNIATLPLLTASEQHQLLRQWNDTQVDYPQQCIHLLIEQQVERTPDAVAVVFHHQQLTYQELNQRANQLAHHLQNLGVGPEVLVGICVERSLEMVVGMLAVLKAGAAYVPLDPAYPQERLAFMMSDAQVQVLLTQEQLLTILPKHQATVICLDTGWKEISQYPQSQPVSNVQLSNLAYIIYTSGSTGKPKGVLVTHKGLCTLALAQIKKFSVQPSSRILQFASFSFDASIADVLMALCAGARLCLAKKEALLPGADLMQTINEYQISHVALPPSALAAMSNQSLKSLQAIIVAGEACKTELAAEWSSRVRFFNAYGPTESTVCATMAEYTDANQKLTIGRPIANSQIYILDTHLQPVPIGVAGEVHIGGIGLARGYLNRPELTKEKFIPNPFSKKIGSRLYKTGDLARYLPDGNIEFLGRIDDQVKIRGFRIELGEIEATLAQHPLVQQAVVTVREDIPGDKRLVAYIVAQSQPAPTTSEWRSFLKQSLPDYTIPNAFVVLETLPLTPNGKVNRRALPEPDTESVNLATDYVAPSTPTQEAIAAIWKQVLGVEKIGINDNFFDLGGHSLLATQAISYIRQAFQLEIALQSLFAQPTIAQLAQFIDQQAQNTQQLQQIPKANRESIPLSFAQQRVWFLEQLEPNSSAYIIIDAQRLQGKLNIEILQQSLDAVVAQHEALRTTFIPGDDGSPIQVINPPRPVELKIIDLRSHSQPIEQVLNQEALQPFNLASDLMVRATLVQIDTEEQILLLTMHHIASDGWSIDIFWQQLTAVYAALLQGRPSPLEPLPIQYADFAVWQREYLSGEVLQTELDFWKNQLAGAPTVLELPADRPRSPIQTYRGASQALSLSSTLSAALTTLSRQQGVTLFMTLLAAFGSLLHRYTGQSDILIGSPIAGRNRAEIEQLIGFFINTVVLRTKFADDPSFTELLAQVRDVALAAYDHQDLPFEKLVEELHVERDTSRNPIFQVWFNMLNLGDRQIELPGLNVESVSSVEAPSKFDLTLYVLEQQQGIQLQLVYNADLFNAERMQEMLRQFQHLLTQIVAIPQQSISSYSLVTPTSQALLPQPRVILPQPDYELVTTAFTAWVNRSPEHTALRQSDRHWSYQELGDRATNIAQTLVAIGVKPGDAIAIFGTKSFGLIASTIGILLSGGVLLTIDPQLPSYRQELMLQAAQAKYLIYIDGEYPEASELWQSLTLIYVDSHLGKVINPSLDDNREVELPQIQPDDAAYIFFTSGTTGVPKGVLGCHKGLAHFLTWQRQTFNIGQQDRVAQLTGLSFDVVLRDIFLPLTSGATLCLPEPGDNLDPTKILHYLEQEEISVMHTVPSLAESWLVNVPADVSLQNLRWLFFAGEPLKQILIEQWRKAFPTSGEIVNLYGPTETTLAKCYYRIPEEATSGVQPIGLPLPQTQALVLTSHHQLCGIGELGEIVIRTPFRTKGYINATAENLARFVKNPLSDDEQDWLYYTGDRGRYRPDGLLEILGRQDHQIKIRGIRIEPGEIESVLTQHPEVLQAVVIAREDIPGDKRLVAYITAKDAAPSISDLRRFLSSKLPQYMIPSAFVLLDTLPLTPNGKVDRRALPAPELSRQEPEATFVAPRNQVENQLVEIWQQVLAVESIGVRDSFFELGGHSLLAVKLFWQIEQTFGQRLPLASLFQSATIETLAEIISPQAEQKQETSPTTWSSLVPIQPHGSKPPLFCVHGLGGEVLCFRELAMYLGTDQPFYGLQPQGLDGEQPPLNKIEDMAAHYIREIQTLQPQGPYYLAGYSFGGNVAFEMAQQLHRQGEKVGMLVLLDTSRPGSENRLPLIQRIGEHLQNLVQIGPSYLWHRMGVWRDWILSNLNESKSRLNKKYKNYLDVEPDYVSKLTQNMSEADHYLEIIDANAEAISQYSFRVYPGRAVLLRTDDRSRVDAIGIQYDPQFGWGELVAGGLDMEYIPGSHFDFLNEPHVRFVAQKLRHFLSKAMEV; encoded by the coding sequence ATGGTATTAAATTTCGTTAGCGACAATAATATCCAAGAACTAAATAATTCTGGCAGTAATATTTATTGGGCAGTTCGCTTAAGTGGTTATTTAAAAGTAGACATTTTACAACAAGCTTTAAATGCGATCGCTTCTCATCATCCACCATTGCGATCGCATTTCAACGAAGAAGATACACAGTCAGTAGAACTGAAAGCGATCGACTTGCAGAAGTATTTAGCAACCGAATCTGAACTACAAGTAAAACGTTTCCTTCAACAGGAAAGCCAACGTTCCTTCGATTCAGCATCAAATTTGATGTTGCGAGCTTGTTTGTTGCAACTCAACGAGCAAGAGCAAATCTTGCTGTTGGTTACGCATCCCAAAGCCTCTTTGCCAATGAACATGCTTTGGGAAGAGTTAGCACATGTGTATCAAGCTCTTCTAGAAGGCAAGCTTCACCCATTATCACAATTACCTAATCAGTATACCGATAATAATGTTGGGCAAGACCATCTTAACTATTGGAAAAAACAGCTTGCGGGTGCTGTACCAGTACTAGAATTGCCGAGCGATCGCCCTCGTCCACCAATCCAAGCCTACCAAGGTGCGAGGAAGTCGATGGTGCTACCCCAAGAATTAACTAAATCGCTGAAACATCTCTGCGGTCAGCAAAAAGTTAACTTATTCATGACCTTACTGGCTGCATATCAGACCTTACTATACCGCTATAGCAGTCAAGAAGATATCTTAGTTGGTTCTGCCACCAGAGGCTATTATTCGGAATCGATCGATACTTTAATTTTCCGCACCCATCTATCAGATCATCTCACTTTTATAGAATTACTAGATCGAGTCCGTTCCGTAGTATTAGATGCTCATACTCACGAAAATCTACCCTTTGAGCAACTCTTAAAAGAACTGAAAATAGAATCTTCTCCTAGTTATCATCCCCTATTTCAGGTGATGTTTAACTTCCAAGAGCAGCATCAACAAATATCACAACTGCCGGGTGTAACAGCAACTCCCATAGGCTTAGAAATCGGGTTAACAAAATTAGATTTGATTATCACAGTTAGGGAAGAAAATGAAACACTTCTTGGCATCTGGGAATATAATACCGATCTGTTTGATGACGCTACAATTTCCCGGATGGTAAGGCATTTCCAAAATTTATTAGCGGGAATTGTTGCTCATCCCAGCCAGCAAATTTCTTTGTTACCTCTCCTCAGCGCTGATGAACAACAGCAGTTACTCAATCAATGGCAGCATACTCAGGTAGATTATCCCTACGATAGCTGTATTCATAAGTTGTTTGAGGCACAAGTAGAGCTTGTACCTGACGCGGTAGCTGTAGTATATGAAAATCAACAGTTAACCTACCGCGAGTTAAATATCAAAGCCAATCAAGTAGCACATTACCTCCAAAATTTAGGTGTGGGGTCTGATGTCCTCGTTGGTATTTGTGTCGAACGCTCTCTAGAAATGATTATCGGATTGTTGGGTATTCTCAAGGCAGGTGGAGCCTATGTTCCCCTTGACCCCAATTATCCAGTTGAGCGCCTAGCCTTCATCTTAGAGGATGCTCAAGTTTCCGTATTGCTAACACAAGAGCGATTATTAGAGCATTTACCGCAAAATCAGGCGCAAGTTTTGTGCCTCGATCGCGAAATTCTTGCTACATACAGTTCCGAAAATCCGACAATCTCAGTCACATCTGCAAACCTAGCTTACATAATTTATACTTCCGGCTCTACAGGTAAACCCAAAGGAGTCTTAATTAATCACTCCAATGTGGTGCGCTTATTTAACGCCACCGAACATTGGTATCACTTCAACCAAGAGGATGTGTGGACGCTGTTTCACTCCTTTGCCTTTGACTTTTCTGTGTGGGAAATTTGGGGTGCCTTAATTTACGGCGGACGGTTAGTACTAGTGCCTTATTTGGTGAGCCGTTCTCCCGAAGCCTTTTATGAATTACTCTGCCAAGAAAAAGTTACGGTTCTCAACCAAACACCTTCAGCTTTCCAACAATTAATTCGCACAGAACAGACAATTGCCAATTCTGGAGAATTAGCTCTGCGTTGGGTAATCTTTGGTGGCGAAGCATTAGAACTGCAAAGCTTAAAGCCTTGGTTCGATCGCCACGGAGATGAGTCTCCCAGGTTAGTGAATATGTACGGAATTACAGAAACTACCGTTCATGTCACCTATCGCCCGATTACCACAGCCGATTTAATTGAGGGTGCAGGTAGTGTAATTGGTTGTCCCATACCTGATTTGCAGGTGTATGTATTAGATCGACACAGACAACTACAGCCAATTGGGGTTCCTGGGGAAATGTATGTCGGAGGTGCGGGTTTAGCGCGTGGTTATCTTAACCGTCCCGATTTGACTGCAAAAGCTTTTATTAGCAACCCCTTCAGCAACGATCCGCAAGCAAGGCTTTATAAAACTGGAGACTTAGCCAGATATCTACCGAATGGAGACTTAGAATACCTCGGTCGCATTGACCATCAAGTGAAGATTCGCGGCTTCCGCATTGAGTTAGGCGAGATAGAAGCGATACTCAATCAACATCCTACAGTCCAACAGACAGTAGCGATCGCCCGCGAAGATGTGCCTGGAGATAAGCGCTTAGTAGCATATATTGTCCCCAAGACTTCAACAATTCAAATTCCAGAATTGCGGCGTTTCCTCAAAGAAAAGCTGCCCGAACATATGATACCTGCGGCTTTCGTGATGCTGGACGTGCTGCCATTAACCTCTAACGGCAAAGTCGATCGGCGGGCTTTACCCGTACCAGACGCATCAAGTGTCAGTAGTTCAGCCGATTATGTTGCGCCTCGGAACCCCACAGAAGAAATATTAGCGACAATTTGGGCGCAAATCCTGGGTTTGGAAAGGGTAGGTATTAATGATAACTTCTTTGAGTTGGGGGGACATTCGCTACTAGCAACACAAGTAATTTCCCGGTTGCGTCAAGCCCTGAAGGTAGAAATAGCACTGCGATCGCTGTTTGCTCATCCTACCATCGCAGAGTTAGCGCAAGTTGTTGACGAGTATCAGAGTAAAGATAGTAACTTCCAATTACAAAGAATTACCGCACTCACCAATAGCGATTCACTGCCGCTTTCGTTTGCTCAACAGCGGATGTGGTTTTGGGAACAACTACAACCAGGTAGTTCTATTTATCACCTTCCAGAAGTACGGGAACTCAAAGGCGACCTCAACATCACAGCACTGCAACAATCTTTAGATGCCATAGTTGCCCGCCACGAGGCATTGCGTACAAACTATATTGTGCAGGATGGCAACCCAGTCCAAGCGATTCAACTACCTCGTGCAGTCGAACTGCTCAGATTCAACCTCCAAGATATACCAGAGAGCGATCGCTCCACCCAAATCGAGCAAATACTACAACAGCAAACACAAAGACCGTTTGACTTTGCCAGCGACTTGATGCTGCGTGGCTGCTTGCTACAAGTCAACGAGCAAGAACACATCTTGTTATTGGTGATGCATCACATCGCCAGTGATGGTTGGTCAATGAATATCCTCTGGCAAGAATTGGCAGATTTATATTTAGCCTTTGTTAGCGGACAACCCAACCCCTTAGTTGAATTACCAATTCAGTATGCCGACTATGCTGTTTGGCAACGCCAATGGCTAGAAGGAGAAGTACTCGAAACCCAACTCAACTATTGGCAGCAACAACTAGCAGGTGCGCCCCCAGTACTAGAATTACCCACAGACCGCCCTCGTCCGCCAATTCAGACATACCAAGGTGCGGGGCAATCTTTCACCCTCTCTGGGGAACTCAGCCAAGCATTGCAAAAGCTGTCACGGCAAGAAGGCGTAACATTATTCATGACCCTCTTGGCAGCATTCCAAACGCTGCTTTATCGCTACAGCCGCCAAGAAGATATCTTAGTTGGTTCCGCGATCGCCGGACGCAACCATCCAGAAATCGAAGGGTTAATTGGCTTTTTTGTCAATACTTTGGTCATGCGTACCGATATGTCTGGTAATCCCAGCTTTCGGGAATTGCTGCGGAGAGTACGCCAAGTAGCATCTAGTGCTTATGCACACCAAGACTTACCCTTTGAGAAACTAGTTGAACAACTGCAAATAGAGCGTTCGTTAAGCTATCACCCCTTATTCCAGGTGATGTTTATTCTGCAAAATACTCCAAATCAAGATTTGCAGTTACCAGGATTAAGCGCTGTACCTTTAGAAATTGACAGCGATAAAGCAGCATTCGATCTGATCTTGGAGATGTTTGAAACACCCACAGGAATTAAGGGGAAGATACAGTACAATACTGAGTTGTTTGATGCTGCCGCGATCGCTCGCACGATCGAGCATCTGCAAACCTTGCTGGCAGGAATTGTGGCTCACCCAGAGCAAAACATCGCTACGTTACCACTCTTGACAGCTAGCGAACAGCACCAACTTTTGCGGCAATGGAACGACACTCAAGTTGACTATCCCCAACAATGTATTCATCTACTCATTGAGCAACAGGTAGAACGGACGCCCGATGCAGTAGCGGTAGTATTCCACCATCAACAATTGACCTATCAGGAATTAAACCAACGGGCAAATCAACTCGCACATCATTTACAAAACTTAGGTGTAGGGCCCGAAGTACTTGTAGGTATTTGTGTCGAACGTTCTCTAGAAATGGTAGTGGGAATGTTGGCTGTTCTCAAAGCAGGTGCTGCTTATGTGCCTTTAGATCCTGCTTATCCTCAAGAACGTCTGGCGTTCATGATGTCGGATGCGCAAGTGCAGGTGTTGCTGACTCAAGAACAGTTACTAACTATTTTGCCCAAGCATCAAGCAACTGTAATTTGTTTAGATACAGGCTGGAAAGAAATATCTCAATATCCACAGTCCCAGCCTGTAAGTAACGTGCAGCTAAGTAACCTAGCCTATATTATTTACACCTCTGGTTCTACAGGTAAACCCAAAGGTGTATTAGTAACTCACAAGGGGTTATGTACCTTAGCGTTGGCACAAATTAAAAAATTTAGCGTTCAGCCAAGCAGCAGAATTCTGCAATTTGCTTCCTTTAGCTTTGATGCTTCGATTGCAGATGTTTTGATGGCATTGTGTGCTGGTGCAAGGCTATGTCTGGCTAAAAAAGAGGCATTACTCCCAGGTGCTGATTTGATGCAAACCATCAATGAGTATCAAATTAGCCACGTAGCTCTACCTCCTTCCGCATTAGCAGCTATGTCAAATCAGTCACTTAAGAGCTTGCAAGCCATAATAGTAGCTGGAGAAGCCTGTAAAACTGAGTTAGCAGCAGAATGGTCTTCGAGAGTACGCTTTTTCAATGCTTACGGCCCCACAGAATCAACTGTTTGCGCCACAATGGCCGAATATACTGATGCTAACCAAAAGCTAACTATTGGTCGTCCGATCGCCAATAGCCAAATTTATATTCTCGATACACATTTGCAACCCGTACCGATTGGTGTCGCTGGGGAAGTACATATTGGTGGTATTGGTTTGGCGCGAGGTTATCTCAACCGTCCAGAACTAACCAAAGAGAAATTTATACCTAATCCCTTTAGTAAAAAAATCGGAAGCCGTCTGTATAAAACTGGAGATTTAGCACGGTACTTACCGGATGGCAATATAGAATTTTTAGGTAGGATTGACGACCAGGTAAAAATTCGTGGTTTCCGGATTGAATTAGGAGAAATAGAAGCCACGCTCGCGCAGCATCCCCTTGTGCAACAAGCAGTAGTCACAGTTCGCGAAGATATCCCTGGTGACAAGCGCCTAGTAGCATATATCGTGGCTCAGTCCCAGCCAGCACCAACCACAAGTGAATGGCGGAGCTTCCTCAAGCAGAGCTTACCAGACTACACGATCCCGAATGCCTTTGTAGTCTTAGAAACGCTGCCGTTAACGCCGAATGGCAAAGTAAACCGCCGCGCTTTACCAGAGCCAGATACAGAGAGCGTGAATCTAGCTACAGACTATGTAGCACCAAGCACACCCACCCAAGAAGCGATCGCCGCCATCTGGAAGCAAGTGTTGGGTGTGGAAAAAATCGGCATCAACGACAACTTCTTCGATTTGGGCGGACACTCCCTGTTAGCAACGCAAGCAATTTCCTACATTCGCCAAGCTTTCCAACTAGAAATCGCCTTGCAATCGCTGTTCGCCCAACCCACAATCGCCCAGTTGGCACAGTTCATCGACCAGCAAGCACAAAACACGCAGCAGTTACAGCAAATCCCCAAAGCTAACCGCGAATCAATCCCCCTATCCTTTGCCCAACAGCGAGTCTGGTTCTTAGAGCAACTAGAACCCAACAGTTCGGCGTACATCATTATTGATGCCCAGCGCTTGCAAGGCAAACTGAATATTGAAATTTTGCAACAATCTTTAGATGCGGTTGTTGCCCAGCACGAAGCCCTGAGAACTACCTTTATCCCTGGTGATGATGGTAGTCCCATCCAGGTAATTAACCCACCGCGACCAGTCGAACTCAAGATTATTGATTTGCGATCGCATTCCCAGCCAATCGAGCAAGTTCTCAATCAAGAAGCACTCCAACCCTTCAACTTAGCATCAGATTTAATGGTGCGCGCTACCTTAGTGCAAATTGATACCGAGGAGCAAATCTTGTTGCTAACCATGCATCATATTGCTTCTGATGGCTGGTCTATAGATATTTTCTGGCAGCAGTTAACAGCAGTCTACGCAGCATTATTGCAAGGTAGACCTTCGCCGCTAGAGCCTCTACCAATCCAATATGCCGATTTTGCCGTTTGGCAACGCGAGTATTTATCTGGGGAGGTGCTGCAAACAGAGCTAGACTTCTGGAAAAATCAGCTAGCAGGTGCGCCCACAGTCTTAGAATTACCCGCCGACCGACCGCGTTCTCCCATCCAAACTTATCGAGGAGCTAGCCAAGCGTTGAGTTTATCCTCAACTCTGAGTGCAGCCCTTACCACCCTGTCGCGTCAACAAGGTGTGACTTTATTCATGACTCTGTTGGCAGCTTTTGGCTCCCTACTACATCGTTACACCGGACAGTCAGACATTCTCATCGGTTCGCCAATCGCCGGTCGCAATCGGGCGGAGATTGAACAGCTAATTGGATTTTTTATCAACACCGTAGTTTTACGGACAAAATTTGCTGACGACCCCAGTTTTACTGAGTTACTAGCTCAAGTTCGGGATGTCGCATTAGCCGCCTATGACCACCAAGATTTGCCCTTTGAAAAACTCGTAGAAGAACTCCATGTAGAACGCGATACCAGCCGCAACCCCATATTCCAAGTTTGGTTTAATATGCTCAACTTGGGAGATCGGCAGATAGAACTTCCGGGGCTAAATGTGGAATCTGTTTCCTCTGTGGAAGCACCTTCCAAATTTGACTTAACGCTGTATGTCCTAGAACAGCAACAGGGAATTCAATTGCAATTGGTTTACAATGCTGACCTGTTTAATGCCGAACGGATGCAGGAAATGTTGCGGCAATTCCAGCATTTACTGACTCAGATCGTTGCAATTCCCCAGCAGTCAATTAGTTCCTATTCGTTGGTGACACCAACATCGCAAGCTTTGCTACCACAGCCAAGGGTAATTTTGCCACAGCCAGATTACGAATTAGTCACCACAGCATTTACGGCTTGGGTAAATAGAAGTCCAGAACACACAGCATTACGTCAAAGCGATCGCCATTGGAGTTATCAAGAATTAGGCGATCGCGCGACAAATATTGCTCAGACACTGGTAGCAATTGGTGTTAAGCCTGGGGATGCGATCGCTATCTTTGGCACCAAGAGCTTTGGGCTAATTGCTAGTACCATCGGTATCCTCTTGAGTGGCGGCGTGCTGTTAACTATCGATCCGCAACTGCCCAGCTATCGCCAAGAACTCATGCTGCAAGCGGCACAAGCGAAGTATCTCATCTACATCGATGGTGAATATCCAGAAGCTAGCGAGTTATGGCAATCTCTCACGCTTATCTACGTAGATTCACACTTAGGTAAAGTCATCAATCCCTCTCTAGATGACAATCGAGAGGTGGAACTGCCACAAATCCAGCCAGATGATGCCGCTTATATCTTCTTTACATCCGGCACCACAGGCGTACCGAAGGGTGTATTGGGCTGTCACAAAGGATTAGCACATTTCCTCACCTGGCAACGGCAGACCTTTAACATTGGTCAGCAAGACCGAGTGGCACAATTAACCGGACTTTCCTTTGATGTTGTCCTCAGAGATATCTTCTTACCGCTAACTAGTGGTGCTACCTTGTGTTTGCCAGAACCCGGAGATAACCTCGACCCAACCAAAATTCTGCATTACTTAGAACAAGAAGAAATTTCTGTAATGCACACAGTGCCTTCCTTGGCGGAATCGTGGTTAGTAAATGTCCCAGCAGATGTGTCGTTGCAAAATTTACGCTGGTTATTCTTTGCGGGAGAACCACTCAAACAGATCCTTATCGAACAATGGCGCAAAGCCTTCCCAACTTCCGGGGAAATAGTCAATCTTTACGGGCCGACAGAAACCACTCTCGCCAAGTGCTATTACCGAATCCCTGAGGAAGCAACTTCAGGAGTACAGCCCATCGGCTTACCGCTACCCCAAACCCAAGCACTAGTGTTAACATCTCATCACCAACTTTGCGGTATTGGTGAGTTGGGCGAGATTGTCATCCGCACACCATTCCGCACTAAGGGATACATCAACGCTACCGCAGAAAATTTGGCGCGATTTGTCAAGAATCCCTTGAGCGATGACGAACAAGACTGGCTTTACTATACAGGCGATCGCGGGCGCTATCGTCCAGATGGCTTACTCGAAATTCTCGGTCGTCAAGATCATCAAATCAAAATCCGGGGGATACGCATTGAACCTGGGGAAATTGAGAGCGTATTAACTCAGCATCCAGAGGTGTTACAAGCGGTAGTCATTGCGCGCGAGGATATTCCTGGTGACAAGCGCTTAGTAGCTTATATTACCGCCAAGGATGCAGCACCCAGCATCAGCGACCTGCGGCGCTTTCTTTCCAGCAAGCTGCCACAGTACATGATTCCTTCAGCCTTTGTCTTATTAGATACTTTACCTCTCACCCCCAACGGTAAAGTAGACCGTCGTGCCCTCCCAGCACCAGAATTATCTCGACAGGAACCAGAAGCCACCTTTGTTGCGCCGCGCAATCAAGTAGAAAATCAGCTTGTAGAAATTTGGCAACAAGTTTTAGCTGTAGAGTCTATTGGCGTTAGAGATAGTTTCTTTGAACTAGGCGGACACTCGCTCTTAGCTGTCAAACTGTTTTGGCAAATTGAGCAAACATTTGGTCAACGTTTGCCTTTGGCGAGTCTTTTCCAATCAGCAACAATCGAAACTTTAGCTGAGATAATTAGTCCCCAAGCAGAGCAAAAGCAGGAAACATCACCTACTACTTGGTCATCTTTAGTACCAATTCAACCGCATGGTTCTAAACCGCCATTGTTCTGCGTGCATGGTTTGGGTGGCGAGGTGCTGTGTTTCCGGGAATTAGCCATGTATTTGGGAACAGACCAACCATTTTATGGACTGCAACCACAAGGGTTAGATGGCGAACAGCCTCCATTGAACAAAATTGAAGACATGGCGGCACATTATATTCGCGAAATTCAAACTCTTCAGCCGCAAGGCCCGTATTATTTGGCAGGTTACTCTTTTGGCGGTAACGTGGCCTTTGAAATGGCACAGCAATTACATCGCCAAGGTGAAAAAGTCGGGATGCTAGTGTTATTAGATACTAGCCGTCCGGGATCTGAGAACCGATTGCCTTTAATTCAACGAATTGGCGAGCATTTGCAAAATCTGGTACAAATTGGGCCGAGTTATCTTTGGCACCGAATGGGAGTTTGGCGTGATTGGATTTTATCTAATCTAAATGAGAGCAAGTCTCGTCTGAACAAGAAGTACAAAAATTACTTGGATGTTGAACCTGATTATGTATCCAAACTGACGCAGAATATGTCAGAGGCTGACCATTACTTGGAAATCATCGATGCTAACGCCGAAGCAATCTCCCAATATAGCTTCCGTGTTTACCCAGGACGAGCCGTTCTGCTGCGAACTGACGATCGCAGTCGGGTTGATGCCATAGGAATACAATACGACCCCCAATTCGGCTGGGGTGAGTTAGTAGCTGGTGGTTTGGATATGGAATATATTCCCGGATCTCACTTTGACTTTCTCAACGAACCTCATGTTCGCTTTGTAGCTCAAAAATTGCGCCATTTCTTAAGCAAAGCTATGGAAGTATAA
- a CDS encoding 4-diphosphocytidyl-2C-methyl-D-erythritol synthase, whose translation MDFTTEQIETENSTIAVMILAAGASTRMGTPKQLLPYQGRSLVQYITEIAIASVCHPVVVVLGAYAEQIRPEIARLPISIVENLDWARGMSTSINRGMQFLQNQPQNIEAVVILVCDQPFISTQIINRLVEAYHSTKKALVSCEYAGTLGVPALFNKMFFSELAALSGNRGAKQIINNHLDRVFSIPFTLGNIDIDTPKDYEQLLTIISNENIY comes from the coding sequence ATGGACTTTACCACTGAGCAAATAGAAACGGAAAATTCCACCATAGCCGTGATGATACTGGCTGCGGGTGCATCTACTCGCATGGGTACGCCAAAACAGCTATTGCCTTACCAAGGACGGAGTTTGGTGCAATATATTACAGAAATTGCGATCGCTTCAGTTTGTCACCCTGTAGTAGTCGTACTTGGAGCCTATGCAGAACAGATTCGTCCCGAAATCGCTCGCCTTCCCATCAGCATAGTTGAGAACTTAGATTGGGCTAGGGGAATGAGTACCTCAATCAACCGCGGAATGCAATTTTTGCAGAATCAGCCACAAAATATTGAAGCAGTAGTTATTTTAGTTTGCGACCAACCATTTATTTCCACTCAAATTATTAATCGACTTGTTGAAGCATACCATTCCACAAAAAAGGCGCTCGTTAGCTGCGAATATGCGGGAACATTAGGCGTCCCAGCTTTGTTTAATAAAATGTTTTTTTCAGAACTTGCTGCGTTATCAGGAAATAGAGGCGCAAAACAAATTATCAATAATCACCTCGACCGAGTATTTTCTATTCCTTTTACTCTGGGAAATATTGATATTGATACCCCAAAAGATTACGAGCAATTGCTAACAATAATTAGTAATGAAAATATTTATTAA